The following coding sequences are from one Rhodopirellula islandica window:
- a CDS encoding ABC transporter permease — translation MRTLRNIFWLTFKELRSLRHDKMLIALLLFALTFSVYSQATGISTEVHHASIGIVDEDRTTLSHRIAAAFFPPYFNEPVIISAAEVEPMMNKDKLMFVINIPAGFESDAIAGRNPEIQVNIDATAVMQANIGATYIQNIVNSEINRFVSGTDESTQLPARLVARRAFNPNGDPTWFSGITAIIDQVTLLTIVLTGAALIREREHGTIEHLLVMPLTSFDIAVSKVCANGLVILLAVMLSLWLVVETLLDVPIAGSRLLLLSGIALYLFFATAMGIFLGTLSGSMAQFALLVLLTVLPLQMLSGAITPIESQPDWLQPITYFFPSRHFVGFSQSIVFRGATLQDVWEQFVATAALGLTCFLASLALFRRSIATSK, via the coding sequence ATGCGAACACTCCGAAACATCTTCTGGCTCACCTTCAAAGAGTTGCGCAGCCTGCGTCACGACAAGATGCTGATCGCACTGCTGCTCTTTGCATTGACATTCAGCGTCTACAGCCAAGCGACCGGCATTTCAACGGAGGTCCACCACGCATCGATTGGGATTGTCGACGAAGACCGAACGACGTTGTCGCACCGAATTGCCGCCGCGTTCTTCCCACCCTACTTCAATGAGCCTGTGATCATCTCGGCCGCTGAAGTGGAACCCATGATGAACAAAGACAAGTTGATGTTTGTCATCAACATCCCAGCCGGATTTGAATCGGATGCGATCGCAGGCCGAAACCCCGAGATCCAAGTCAACATCGACGCCACCGCTGTGATGCAAGCCAACATCGGTGCGACCTACATCCAGAACATCGTCAACAGTGAAATCAATCGCTTTGTCAGCGGCACCGATGAATCAACGCAGTTGCCCGCACGTCTGGTCGCACGGCGAGCATTCAATCCCAATGGTGATCCAACCTGGTTTTCGGGGATCACGGCGATCATCGACCAAGTCACCTTGCTGACCATTGTGCTGACCGGTGCCGCGCTGATTCGTGAACGAGAGCACGGCACGATTGAACACTTGCTGGTCATGCCGTTGACCTCGTTTGACATCGCGGTCTCCAAGGTCTGCGCCAATGGGTTGGTGATTTTGCTCGCCGTGATGCTGTCGCTTTGGTTGGTCGTCGAAACGTTGTTGGACGTGCCGATTGCTGGTTCCCGTCTGCTCTTGCTCAGCGGTATCGCCTTGTATTTGTTTTTCGCCACCGCAATGGGCATCTTCTTGGGAACGCTCTCGGGATCCATGGCCCAATTCGCGTTGCTGGTGCTCTTGACCGTTCTGCCGCTGCAAATGCTCTCGGGTGCGATCACGCCCATCGAAAGCCAACCGGACTGGTTGCAACCCATCACTTACTTCTTCCCCTCCCGGCACTTCGTTGGCTTCTCCCAGTCGATCGTGTTTCGAGGAGCGACGTTGCAAGACGTTTGGGAACAATTCGTCGCCACCGCTGCTCTGGGCCTGACCTGCTTCCTGGCCAGCCTCGCCCTCTTCCGCCGTTCGATTGCGACCAGCAAATGA
- a CDS encoding arylsulfatase: MKSIMRTLLALLAAFWCHSTAQADAPPNVILIFADDLGPGMLGCYGQQVVSTPNIDRLAREGMKFNNYYGGVYCAPARWTLLTGMHDGRNGGWAQNRAGLPIWRDGGQITEDEFQTRLAKHKANSNPIAEEEVFLAQVAQNAGYKTAQFGKLDRGFLTWHERVKRFGWDFYEGYYDHQRCHGFYPPYLWRNGEKFELPGNTLADCGKTSEHGDEPVGYGGETYSQNVFIAGILKYLRANHDRPFFLYHPTQLPHGPVAIPELHPDFADHPTMSLAEKKYASMVKMLDDHVGLILDELVTLGIEDNTVVVFTSDNGHELYYGPKPSYKAQKLPSGEPANLTDKKWRTSECGDIFDGAGGRAGLKRSAYQGGMQCPMIVRWPGKIAAGSETDLMSSHYDFLATLADLTGQEKPHGKDGISYLPTLLGQPQTQQHDFIVVNNRFSAMGSRALITREGLKLVEANRNKGIYQLYDISKDNEERTDLASGFPEKVEQLKLVLQQEVDSPRPDLLPKNN; the protein is encoded by the coding sequence ATGAAATCGATCATGAGAACACTTCTTGCCCTGCTTGCCGCGTTCTGGTGCCACTCGACGGCGCAGGCCGACGCCCCTCCCAACGTGATCCTGATCTTTGCGGACGACCTCGGCCCTGGAATGCTCGGCTGCTACGGACAACAAGTGGTTTCGACACCCAACATTGATCGCTTGGCTCGCGAAGGCATGAAGTTCAACAACTACTACGGTGGCGTTTACTGTGCCCCCGCCAGGTGGACTCTGCTGACGGGCATGCACGACGGCCGCAATGGCGGCTGGGCGCAGAATCGTGCGGGACTACCGATTTGGCGAGACGGGGGCCAGATCACGGAAGACGAGTTTCAAACTCGATTGGCGAAACACAAAGCCAACTCCAATCCGATCGCTGAGGAAGAAGTCTTCCTTGCCCAGGTCGCACAGAACGCAGGCTACAAAACGGCGCAGTTTGGAAAACTCGACCGCGGCTTTTTGACGTGGCACGAACGTGTGAAGCGATTTGGCTGGGATTTCTATGAAGGCTATTATGACCACCAGCGCTGCCACGGTTTTTATCCGCCTTATCTCTGGCGAAACGGCGAGAAGTTCGAACTCCCGGGCAACACGCTGGCCGACTGTGGCAAAACCAGCGAGCACGGGGATGAGCCGGTTGGCTATGGCGGAGAAACCTATTCGCAAAACGTTTTCATCGCAGGAATCCTGAAGTACCTGCGAGCCAATCACGACCGACCGTTCTTTCTCTATCACCCGACTCAACTGCCGCACGGCCCCGTCGCGATCCCCGAACTGCATCCTGATTTCGCCGATCATCCCACGATGTCATTGGCAGAAAAGAAGTACGCTTCGATGGTCAAAATGCTGGACGATCACGTCGGTTTGATCCTGGATGAGCTGGTCACTTTGGGAATCGAAGACAACACCGTGGTTGTATTCACCTCCGACAATGGGCACGAACTCTACTACGGCCCCAAGCCCAGCTACAAAGCTCAGAAGCTTCCCAGCGGCGAGCCCGCCAATCTGACGGATAAGAAATGGCGCACCTCCGAGTGCGGTGATATTTTTGATGGTGCGGGTGGCCGGGCAGGACTCAAACGCAGCGCTTATCAAGGCGGGATGCAGTGCCCGATGATCGTCCGCTGGCCAGGGAAGATCGCGGCAGGAAGTGAAACAGATCTGATGAGTTCCCACTATGACTTTCTCGCGACCTTGGCCGACCTGACTGGCCAAGAAAAGCCTCACGGCAAAGACGGGATCTCGTACCTGCCCACGCTGTTGGGGCAACCGCAAACTCAGCAGCATGACTTCATCGTGGTCAACAACCGCTTCTCCGCAATGGGCAGCCGCGCGTTGATCACGCGGGAAGGACTCAAACTCGTTGAAGCAAACCGCAACAAGGGCATCTATCAACTCTATGACATTTCCAAGGACAACGAAGAACGGACTGATCTGGCGTCCGGTTTCCCTGAAAAGGTCGAGCAACTGAAGTTGGTCCTCCAACAAGAAGTGGATTCACCACGCCCCGATCTTCTTCCCAAAAACAATTGA